In the genome of Poecilia reticulata strain Guanapo linkage group LG16, Guppy_female_1.0+MT, whole genome shotgun sequence, one region contains:
- the LOC103477798 gene encoding mitogen-activated protein kinase kinase kinase 5: MYTTERRRMSLRDGRRKDPVWVSAGSLWQDSSVLELTASSGGSGKQLVSPRSRSRAVSVAYIVSEDASVPQSEENLSLKCLKEACADAHASFRTVSFGKISVGTTDILDSFYNADVAVVEMSDSFCQPSLFYHLGVRESFSMTNNIILYCHKQDSDLQALKEQCGSYTFIPYVVSPQGKVFACDATMMTCIKELMQPSLQLEPLLTPLVERLVHLLNNVHIQSSEYFRESLRQEIRLARERFSGRALSEELSRIQSRLDSVDLLTPDIVMNLLLSYRDVQDYDAMIKLVETLNNLPMCQAARHQNIKFHYIFALNRRNHPGDRAKALKLILPIVESGDKVASDVYCLCGRIYKDTFMSSSFTDVSSRDQACYWYGKAFEAEPTFHSGINSVVLLMAAGHEFETSIELRKIGVTISTLLGRKGSLEKMTEYWDVGFYLGANILAKEFRKVIEASEKLYRLEAPVWYLASIMETYILYRQFAKPPEVRSPKQDMVDFWMELLLQSCKPTVSTNRCPVLILEPSKVYQPSIVSVSEEDESRTVQLKHVTPLKKGLHQWTFPATKIRGVSVSKIDERSCFLYVHYNSDDFQLCFPSEIHCKGFCELVNSLLHQAENPTQDPQLLTQGILEFIYETNENGDRVVLGKGTYGVVYAGRDLSNQVRIAIKEIPEKDSTYSQPLHEEIALHKRLKHRNIVQYLGSVSQDGFIKIFMEEVPGGSLSSLLRSKWGPLKDNEATIIFYTKQILEGLKYLHENEIVHRDIKGDNVLINTYSGVLKISDFGTSKRLAGINPCTETFTGTLQYMAPEIIDQGPRGYGKPADIWSLGCTIIEMATGKPPFHELGSPQAAMFKVGMFKIHPTVPGTMSAEAKDFIMSCFVPDPDDRATATELLNDCFLKSSFRKRIKPPKDSDLKDSSNSTDYHRSLSVPVSILVEDTDSDTGSVDLASSLDMRKRWSPLRVTGISESPPCPSGFLSTPYDSSSDMSSPASSEENVGLFMLRKDSERRATLHRVLTDYISYVVTYLQESIPQLDEGSSLSEDHVIALIACLRENIRSPDRKQLATGLLELRSTLLAAAIPLNSLQTVLFNFQDAVKKVLKQQQVKPHWMFALDNLLRQAVQDAITVLLPELKLHLQLSFETEDSIPEEQSVDLDTPVVLIPNQPMAPIDNQQAETRNENGTAARLGPPDEVFLDRNSTLSEKLNDMRVETRRLLNELTEKEREYHELLRGSVLKRQEQIDELRKTFIIEESELNSTKRSNAETKSLVCWLKSVPVDQDTINKLLAHEFTLDCLLHMASREDLVYCGLRCAMMCRLWTAITDRRKTPLNTSIKDSEDTLL, encoded by the exons ATGTACACGACGGAGCGCAGGCGGATGAGCCTGCGTGACGGGAGGAGGAAGGATCCCGTGTGGGTGTCCGCTGGAAGTTTGTGGCAGGACTCTTCGGTGCTGGAGCTGACAGCCAGCAGCGGCGGGTCGGGCAAGCAGCTCGTATCCCCGCGCAGTCGGAGCAGAGCGGTGTCCGTGGCTTATATTGTCAGCGAGGACGCGTCTGTGCCGCAGTCAGAGGAGAACTTGTCGCTGAAGTGTTTGAAGGAAGCCTGCGCAGACGCGCACGCCTCTTTCAGAACGGTTTCATTTGGCAAAATTTCAGTGGGAACCACAGACATCCTGGATAGTTTCTACAATGCAG ATGTAGCCGTCGTGGAGATGAGCGACTCTTTCTGCCAGCCTTCTCTTTTCTATCACCTGGGAGTGAGAGAGAGCTTCAGCATGACAAACAACATTATCCTGTATTGTCACAAGCAGGACAGTGATCTGCAGGCTCTGAAG GAACAGTGTGGGAGTTACACCTTCATCCCGTACGTGGTGTCACCTCAGGGCAAAGTGTTCGCCTGTGATGCCACCATGATGACCTGCATCAAGGAGCTGATGCAGCCCAGTTTACAGCTGGAGCCCCTTCTGACCCCGCTGGTGGAGAGGCTGGTGCACCTGTTGAACAATGTGCACATTCAGTCCAG CGAGTACTTCCGGGAGTCACTGAGGCAAGAGATCCGCTTGGCACGGGAGCGATTCAGTGGAAGAGCTCTGAGCGAGGAGCTGAGTCGCATCCAGAGTCGCCTGGATAGCGTAGATCTGCTCACGCCGGATATAGTCATGAACTTGTTGTTGTCCTACAGAGATGTTCAG GATTATGATGCCATGATCAAACTGGTGGAGACTCTGAACAACCTGCCGATGTGTCAGGCAGCAAGGCATCAGAATATCAAGTTTCATTACATCTTTGCTCTGAACAG GAGGAATCATCCCGGCGATCGAGCAAAGGCTCTGAAATTAATCTTGCCCATTGTGGAGTCGGGAGACAAAGTGGCATCAGACGTCTACTGCCTGTGTGGACGGATCTACAAAGACACGTTCATGAGCTCGAGCTTCACTGACGTGTCCAGCAGAGACCAGGCCTGTTATTG GTATGGGAAAGCTTTCGAAGCAGAGCCAACCTTCCACTCTGGGATCAACAGTGTGGTCCTCCTGATGGCAGCTGGACATGAATTTGAGACCTCCATTGAGCTGCGCAAAATAG gtgtTACCATAAGCACGCTGCTCGGCAGAAAGGGTAGTTTGGAGAAGATGACAGAATACTGGGATGTAGGATTCTACCTCGGAGCGAACATCCTCGCTAAAGAGTTCAGGAAAGTCATAGAAGCTTCTGAGAAGCTCTACAGACTCGAGGCTCCTGTTTG GTATTTGGCATCCATTATGGAGACGTACATCCTGTACCGCCAGTTCGCCAAGCCTCCTGAGGTGCGGTCTCCCAAACAGGATATGGTGGACTTCTggatggagctgctgctgcaatcCTGTAAACCCACCGTGTCGACAAATCGCTGCCCA GTGCTCATTCTGGAGCCCAGTAAAGTCTACCAGCCGTCTATTGTGAGTGTGAGCGAAGAGGACGAGAGTCGCACTGTTCAACTGAAACACGTCACACCTTTGAAG AAAGGCTTGCACCAGTGGACTTTCCCAGCAACTAAAATCCGAGGAGTGAG TGTGTCAAAGATTGATGAGCGGAGCTGCTTCCTGTATGTGCACTACAACTCTGATGACTTCCAGCTTTGTTTTCCATCAGAGATCCACTGCAAGGG TTTCTGCGAGTTGGTGAACTCTTTGCTCCACCAGGCTGAAAACCCCACCCAGGACCCCCAACTTCTAACGCAGGGGATACTTGAG TTCATCTACGAGACCAATGAAAATGGCGACAGAGTGGTTCTTGGGAAAGGGACGTATGGTGTGGTGTACGCTGGTAGAGACCTCAGCAACCAAGTCCGCATTGCCATCAAAGAGATTCCTGAAAAGGACAGCAC gTACTCACAGCCGCTCCATGAGGAAATAGCTCTACATAAAAGGCTCAAACACAGGAACATTGTCCAGTATCTCGGCTCCGTCAGTCAGGACGGTTTCATCAAAATCTTCATGGAAGAAGTCCCAGGAG GAAGTTTATCTTCTCTCTTGCGCTCCAAGTGGGGTCCACTGAAGGACAATGAAGCTACCATCATTTTCTATACCAAACAGATCTTGGAGGGACTGAAGTACCTTCATGAAAATGAGATTGTCCACAGAGACATTAAG GGCGACAACGTGCTCATCAACACCTACAGCGGCGTGCTGAAGATCTCTGATTTTGGGACCTCCAAGCGATTAGCAGGGATCAACCCCTGCACTGAAACTTTTACAG gaacacTTCAGTACATGGCTCCAGAGATTATAGACCAAGGGCCTCGAGGTTATGGGAAGCCTGCTGATATTTGGTCCTTAGGGTGTACTATCATAGAAATGGCAACAGGCAAGCCTCCTTTTCATGAGCTGGGAAGTCCTCAGGCAGCCATGTTTAAG GTGGGCATGTTTAAAATCCACCCGACGGTTCCAGGCACCATGTCAGCTGAGGCCAAGGACTTCATCATGAGCTGCTTCGTGCCAGACCCGGACGACAGAGCCACGGCCACAGAGCTGCTGAATGACTGCTTCCTCAAGTCGTCTTTCAGGAAGAGGATCAAACCCCCAAAGGACTCAGACTTGAAAGATTCGAGTAATTCTA CTGATTATCATCGCAGTTTATCAGTGCCCGTCTCCATCCTGGTGGAGGACACTGATTCGGACACAGGCTCGGTTGACCTGGCGTCTTCTCTGGACATGAGGAAGCGCTGGTCCCCCCTCAGAGTGACGGGGATCTCAGAGAGTCCGCCATGCCCCAGCGGCTTCCTGTC AACACCGTATGACTCTTCATCAGACATGTCCAGTCCAGCGTCATCGGAGGAGAACGTCGGCCTCTTTATGCTGCGAAAGGACAGTGAGAGGAGAGCGACGCTCCACAGAGTCCTCACCGACTACATCAGTTATGTTGTCACTTATTTACAGGAGTCAATACCGCAG ttggatgaGGGATCATCACTTAGTGAAGACCACGTCATCGCACTTATCGCCTGCCTCCGTGAAAACATCCGCTCCCCAGACAGAAAGCAGCTCGCCACCGGCCTTCTGGAGCTTCGCTCGACTCTGTTGGCAGCAGCAATACCTCTGAACAGCTTGCAGACGGTGCTCTTTAACTTTCAGGATGCA GTGAAGAAGGTGTTGAAGCAGCAACAGGTGAAACCTCACTGGATGTTTGCTCTGGACAATCTGCTGAGACAGGCTGTGCAGGATGCCATCACTGTCCTGCTCCCAG AGCTGAAACTCCATCTGCAGTTGTCGTTTGAGACCGAGGACAGCATCCCCGAGGAGCAGTCTGTCGACCTGGACACTCCTGTAGTTCTTATCCCCAACCAGCCGATGGCGCCAATAGACAATCAGCAGGCAGAAACCAGGAATGAGAATGGGACAGCAGCCAGGCTCGGCCCCCCAGATGAGGTCTTTCTCGACAGGAACTCTACGCTCAGCGAGAAACTGAATGACATGAGAGTAGAGACTAGAAG ACTGCTGAATGAGCTGACTGAGAAGGAGAGAGAGTACCATGAGCTGCTGAGGGGCTCTGTCCTGAAGAGACAGGAGCAGATAGATGAGCTGAGGAAAACGTTCATCATCGAAG AAAGCGAGTTGAATTCAACTAAACGCTCCAATGCAGAGACTAAAAGTTTGGTTTGCTGGCTCAAATCTGTCCCTGTGGATCAAGACACCATCAATAAG CTGCTTGCTCATGAGTTCACCTTGGACTGTCTCCTCCACATGGCCTCCAGGGAAGACTTGGTGTACTGTGGATTAAG GTGTGCAATGATGTGTCGACTCTGGACGGCCATCACGGATCGAAGGAAGACTCCTCTGAACACGAGCATTAAGGACAGTGAGGACACTCTGCTTTAA